Proteins from one Rickettsiales bacterium genomic window:
- a CDS encoding lipase family protein, whose product MGLTNRTVEITAWGVSMATYSKNYADHQDKIIELISPDNIMSIKPFFKGDKDKYPAGLIIETKDYVMVSYRGTKLSEPKEVFHDLQIHQSNMKLAGKDYLMHAGFIKEYKASKDNLIKTFAQVDSSKPIIFSGHSLGGAMANIAALDFTANKPIENTKVDNVVTFGAPRVFSPATAKLYNKLELGKKTLRVVQRGDPIPEMVPYLAYKHTGKKIVLLDYKAQLHSSNAYRNITSKLKQHTIENAKEYDGFSRYLIRILTKARDRLLSSTGMISRKEYQMRDRVMREREFKEFMGINSKGI is encoded by the coding sequence ATGGGTCTTACAAACAGAACTGTAGAAATAACAGCATGGGGCGTTTCCATGGCTACATATTCTAAGAATTATGCAGACCATCAAGATAAAATTATAGAATTAATTTCTCCAGACAATATTATGTCAATAAAACCTTTTTTTAAAGGTGATAAAGATAAATACCCTGCTGGGTTAATTATAGAAACAAAAGACTATGTTATGGTAAGTTATAGAGGAACTAAACTTTCTGAACCTAAAGAAGTTTTTCATGACTTGCAAATACATCAATCAAATATGAAACTTGCAGGAAAAGATTATCTAATGCATGCAGGATTCATAAAAGAATACAAAGCCTCTAAAGACAACCTCATAAAAACCTTTGCTCAAGTAGATTCTAGTAAACCAATAATATTTTCTGGACATAGTCTCGGTGGAGCTATGGCTAATATTGCTGCACTAGATTTTACCGCTAATAAGCCAATAGAAAATACTAAAGTAGATAATGTTGTAACTTTTGGAGCTCCCAGAGTATTTTCTCCTGCCACTGCAAAACTTTATAACAAATTAGAATTAGGAAAAAAAACCTTAAGAGTTGTACAGAGGGGAGACCCTATCCCTGAAATGGTTCCTTATCTAGCTTATAAGCATACCGGAAAAAAAATAGTCTTATTAGATTACAAAGCCCAACTTCACTCAAGTAATGCTTATCGAAATATTACAAGCAAATTAAAACAGCATACCATAGAAAATGCTAAAGAATATGATGGGTTTAGTCGTTATCTAATAAGAATTTTAACAAAAGCAAGAGACAGATTATTATCATCCACCGGAATGATTTCCCGTAAGGAATATCAAATGCGTGATAGAGTTATGAGGGAAAGAGAGTTCAAAGAATTTATGGGGATAAATTCTAAAGGAATCTAA
- a CDS encoding Tim44/TimA family putative adaptor protein, giving the protein MLSADIIVLGFVTGFILYRLYTTLGRKDDDGSHYTTKKNDVSGIIDISSMVKTVDESSSELSPIETSLSAGFEDVVAEIKKIEKKFSLEKFLNGAQKAFEMILTAFAENDRQTLEKLLDKNTYKQFISEIDRRIKNEITLNLTLVALPKVEIKNIKLRNKTLSIEVFYHSQQINLLKNKKEEIIEGDVSQIDNVEDTWTFSKELNSNEDWKLVKV; this is encoded by the coding sequence ATGCTTTCAGCAGATATTATTGTATTGGGTTTCGTAACCGGCTTTATTTTATACAGACTATACACAACACTTGGCCGTAAAGATGATGATGGGAGCCATTACACTACAAAGAAAAACGATGTTTCAGGAATAATAGATATTTCTTCAATGGTAAAAACTGTTGATGAATCTTCTTCTGAACTTTCTCCTATTGAGACTAGCTTAAGCGCTGGTTTTGAAGATGTGGTAGCTGAAATTAAAAAAATTGAAAAAAAGTTTTCTCTAGAGAAGTTTCTAAATGGCGCACAAAAAGCTTTTGAAATGATATTAACAGCCTTTGCAGAAAACGATCGTCAAACTTTAGAAAAACTTTTAGATAAAAACACTTATAAACAGTTTATAAGTGAAATTGACAGAAGAATAAAAAATGAAATTACTTTAAATTTAACTTTAGTAGCTTTACCAAAAGTAGAAATAAAAAATATAAAACTAAGAAATAAAACATTATCTATAGAAGTATTCTATCATAGCCAACAAATCAACCTTCTTAAAAACAAGAAAGAAGAGATAATAGAAGGGGATGTTTCTCAAATTGATAATGTGGAAGATACATGGACTTTTAGTAAAGAGCTAAATTCTAATGAAGATTGGAAACTGGTTAAAGTGTAA
- a CDS encoding diguanylate cyclase translates to MTRIKLLSKLEIDLSSKYSLVKEGEEIILLDLFQESDLEILNSQNRNVPVIAFIKDAELILKSRVDDYLIYPFNKGELEIRIQVAINKFNNKNSSDINIDTLTGLYNKDYFYTCCQEAIKSRAHFSIAMIDIDNFKKINDSQGHLKGDEYLKKVAEIFKHSIRNNDVLARFGGDEFIIMLHDSSIEGSLIVGDRICKSIEKECKVSVGVASIAPDDSLEDLINKADKALYMAKKQGGNKVVKA, encoded by the coding sequence ATGACTAGGATTAAACTTTTAAGCAAGTTAGAAATTGATCTCTCATCTAAATATAGCCTAGTAAAAGAAGGTGAGGAAATTATTTTATTAGATCTTTTTCAAGAAAGTGATTTAGAGATACTAAATTCTCAAAATAGAAATGTTCCAGTTATAGCTTTTATAAAAGATGCAGAGCTGATTTTAAAATCAAGAGTTGATGATTATCTTATATATCCTTTTAATAAAGGAGAATTAGAAATTAGAATTCAAGTTGCTATTAATAAATTTAATAACAAAAATTCAAGTGATATAAATATTGATACATTGACTGGATTATATAACAAGGATTATTTTTATACTTGTTGTCAGGAGGCTATAAAATCTAGAGCTCACTTTTCTATTGCAATGATTGATATAGATAACTTTAAAAAGATTAATGATTCGCAAGGCCATTTAAAAGGGGATGAATATTTAAAGAAAGTGGCGGAAATATTTAAACATTCTATTCGAAATAATGATGTGCTAGCCCGTTTTGGTGGCGATGAGTTTATCATTATGCTGCACGATAGCTCTATTGAAGGCTCTCTTATAGTGGGAGATAGAATTTGTAAATCTATAGAAAAAGAATGCAAGGTGAGTGTTGGAGTAGCAAGTATTGCGCCTGATGATTCATTAGAAGATTTAATAAATAAAGCAGATAAAGCTTTATATATGGCAAAGAAACAAGGTGGAAATAAAGTGGTGAAGGCTTGA
- the bamA gene encoding outer membrane protein assembly factor BamA → MFCRNIIFIVSLFLSVFAYGETVDKIIIQGNERIEGDTIKSYLDIHPGISFNSEDLDKSIKKLYSSNMFKKVEISVKGNNLIVKVIENPKINLIVFEGNSKLKSKDLEAEIILKPRAVYTKAKVQEDVNRIIDLYHKNGRFSAKVIPQIIVLPHNRVNLVYKIEEGPVAKIEKIIFVGNKEYSDYRLRTELSSKETHWYYFLSSSDLFNPARLEYDRELLTRFYQSRGYADFKIISIITNVSEKKERFYITITVDEGERYDFGKIDIKSELKDKDINLNELKSEITTKEKDTYDVKKVEKSVDLLIKRINDQGYAFVDVDPQVWLDQDKRLVNITYFIGESKRVYIDKINIKGNVRTADKVIRREFRLAEGDPYNATKITRSEQRINNLDFFEKSNIETARTSEPDKVDLNLKVQEKSTASLNFAGGYSTTDGPLARIGFSEPNLLGNGQQLDLAFMKAENRFNADMSFTEPYLFDMPLSGGFDIFSSTVGRDSSHYRSYDNQSEGVKFRIGYNLTEYLSHQFFYRFSHNKISNVPDDASDLIKDQVGKKNTSSIGQSLFYNRLDSNTSPTDGYFISLSQDFAGVGGDIKFLRHTAKTRYYHPIVNDDVILILGAEGGIINGLEGQDVRINDRFFLGGGGSLRGFNYAGVGPRDKDDLNSLGGNRYYSGTSEVRFPLGFGKEMGLFGAAFVDVGNLYKVDVDKKDEIWDSSSLRSSYGMGIGFTSPMGPIRIHYSVPMSKESYDREKKFDITFSTAF, encoded by the coding sequence ATGTTTTGTAGGAATATTATTTTTATAGTTTCTTTATTCTTGTCTGTTTTTGCCTATGGTGAAACAGTTGATAAGATTATAATTCAAGGTAATGAAAGGATTGAAGGTGATACCATAAAATCCTATTTAGACATCCATCCTGGAATTAGTTTTAATAGTGAAGATTTAGATAAGTCTATTAAGAAGCTTTATTCAAGTAATATGTTTAAAAAGGTTGAGATATCTGTAAAGGGAAATAACCTTATAGTAAAAGTAATTGAGAATCCTAAGATAAATTTAATAGTTTTTGAAGGAAATTCGAAACTAAAAAGTAAAGATCTTGAAGCTGAAATTATTCTTAAACCTAGAGCAGTTTATACAAAAGCTAAGGTTCAGGAAGATGTGAATCGTATTATAGATTTATATCATAAGAATGGCCGATTCTCAGCTAAAGTTATTCCACAGATTATCGTTTTGCCGCATAACAGAGTAAATCTGGTATATAAAATTGAAGAAGGTCCGGTAGCCAAAATAGAAAAAATTATATTTGTTGGTAATAAAGAGTATAGTGATTATAGACTTAGAACAGAATTGTCTAGTAAAGAAACTCATTGGTATTATTTCTTATCAAGCAGTGATTTATTTAATCCGGCAAGGCTTGAATATGATAGAGAGTTACTCACGAGATTCTATCAATCTAGAGGTTATGCTGATTTTAAAATAATTTCAATTATAACCAATGTCTCCGAGAAAAAGGAGCGTTTTTATATTACTATTACTGTGGATGAAGGAGAGAGGTATGATTTTGGTAAAATTGATATTAAGTCAGAGCTAAAAGATAAGGATATTAATTTAAACGAACTAAAATCAGAGATTACTACTAAAGAAAAAGATACATATGATGTAAAAAAAGTAGAAAAATCTGTTGATTTATTGATAAAGAGGATTAATGATCAAGGCTATGCTTTTGTTGACGTCGATCCTCAAGTGTGGCTCGATCAGGATAAGAGATTGGTTAATATTACCTATTTTATTGGTGAAAGTAAAAGAGTTTATATTGATAAGATTAATATAAAAGGTAACGTTAGAACTGCTGATAAAGTTATTCGTAGAGAGTTTCGTTTGGCAGAAGGTGATCCTTATAATGCAACCAAAATCACTCGTTCTGAGCAGCGCATTAATAATCTAGATTTTTTTGAGAAGTCAAACATAGAAACTGCTCGCACAAGTGAACCGGATAAAGTGGACCTGAATCTTAAGGTGCAAGAAAAATCTACGGCTAGTTTGAACTTTGCAGGGGGATATTCTACCACTGATGGTCCTTTAGCAAGAATAGGCTTTAGTGAGCCTAACTTATTAGGTAATGGACAGCAATTAGATTTAGCCTTTATGAAAGCTGAGAATCGTTTTAATGCTGATATGTCTTTCACAGAGCCGTATCTATTTGATATGCCTCTTTCTGGAGGGTTTGATATATTCAGCAGTACTGTTGGTAGAGATAGCAGTCACTACAGAAGTTATGATAATCAATCAGAAGGAGTAAAGTTTAGAATAGGGTATAATTTGACCGAATATTTAAGTCACCAATTTTTTTATCGCTTTTCTCACAATAAAATTTCTAATGTACCAGATGATGCTTCAGACTTAATCAAGGATCAGGTAGGGAAAAAAAATACTTCTTCGATAGGACAATCTCTGTTTTATAATAGACTTGATTCTAATACTAGTCCTACAGATGGATATTTTATAAGCTTAAGTCAGGACTTTGCCGGGGTTGGTGGAGATATAAAGTTCTTAAGGCATACTGCTAAAACAAGATATTATCATCCTATTGTTAATGATGATGTAATCTTAATATTAGGAGCCGAAGGTGGTATAATTAATGGATTAGAAGGGCAAGATGTGCGCATAAATGATAGGTTCTTTTTAGGAGGAGGAGGTAGTCTTCGAGGTTTTAACTATGCAGGGGTTGGTCCCAGAGATAAAGATGACTTGAATTCACTAGGGGGAAATCGTTATTATAGTGGAACATCTGAGGTTAGGTTTCCTTTAGGGTTTGGTAAGGAAATGGGATTATTTGGAGCTGCTTTTGTAGATGTTGGTAATTTATATAAAGTAGATGTTGATAAAAAAGATGAAATCTGGGATAGTAGTAGTTTACGTTCTTCATATGGTATGGGGATAGGGTTTACTAGTCCTATGGGGCCAATAAGAATTCATTATTCTGTGCCGATGAGCAAAGAATCTTACGATAGAGAAAAGAAATTCGATATCACATTTAGTACTGCATTTTAA
- the secB gene encoding protein-export chaperone SecB, with product MTKKETTPSEATAPSVAINIQYVKDLSFENPGAPATLVAPKEAPQIEIALNLEAKAMKEDTHEVTLQITATAKSGDTSLFVAELSYAGLFTLKNVEAAQKEMILLIHCPTILFPFARRVLADATRDGGFQPLMIEPVDFASLYEQRKAQGAVEKKQ from the coding sequence ATGACAAAAAAAGAGACAACTCCTTCAGAAGCAACAGCTCCATCTGTGGCTATTAACATACAATATGTTAAAGATTTATCATTTGAGAACCCAGGAGCTCCAGCAACTTTAGTGGCTCCAAAAGAGGCCCCACAGATAGAAATAGCTTTAAATCTAGAAGCTAAAGCTATGAAAGAAGACACTCATGAGGTAACATTACAAATTACAGCCACTGCAAAATCAGGGGATACCTCTTTGTTTGTAGCTGAACTTTCTTATGCTGGTTTATTTACCTTAAAAAATGTGGAAGCAGCGCAAAAAGAAATGATTCTTTTAATCCATTGTCCAACAATTCTTTTCCCATTTGCAAGAAGAGTTTTAGCAGATGCCACAAGGGATGGTGGTTTTCAACCATTGATGATAGAGCCTGTTGACTTTGCTAGCTTATATGAGCAACGTAAAGCTCAAGGTGCAGTAGAAAAGAAGCAATAA
- the xth gene encoding exodeoxyribonuclease III codes for MRIATWNVNSVRMRLNNIEKFVIQEKPDILCLQETKVTNNEFPFKYIKDLGFKHIELYGGKGYNGVATLSKKPLQTSFSLNVIEKKEHRHIAVRPYNGIEIHNFYIPAGGDIPDPNSNPKFAHKLKFMDETTKWFKENRDPADKLIILGDLNIAPRENDVWSHKQLLKEVSHTPIELEKMENLYQSLNWHDAIRRFTPDSEKLYSWWSYRNRDWAKSDRGRRLDHIWVTKPLEKYIKSGYILREARGMELPSDHVPVILELKDLD; via the coding sequence ATGAGAATAGCCACTTGGAATGTAAATTCTGTTCGCATGCGTTTGAATAACATAGAGAAGTTTGTTATTCAAGAAAAGCCAGATATTTTATGTTTGCAGGAAACAAAGGTAACAAATAATGAATTTCCCTTTAAATATATTAAGGACCTTGGTTTTAAGCATATAGAATTATATGGGGGTAAAGGCTATAACGGAGTGGCTACCTTGTCAAAAAAACCACTACAAACTAGTTTTTCATTAAATGTTATTGAAAAGAAAGAGCATCGGCACATCGCTGTGAGACCATATAATGGAATAGAAATTCATAATTTTTATATACCGGCGGGAGGGGATATTCCAGATCCTAATAGCAATCCAAAATTTGCTCATAAATTAAAATTTATGGATGAAACTACAAAGTGGTTTAAAGAAAACAGAGATCCAGCAGATAAGTTGATTATACTTGGAGATTTAAATATTGCTCCACGTGAGAATGACGTATGGTCTCATAAACAACTTCTCAAGGAAGTTAGCCATACTCCTATTGAATTAGAAAAAATGGAGAATTTGTATCAATCATTAAATTGGCATGATGCTATTCGTAGGTTCACTCCAGATTCTGAAAAATTATATAGTTGGTGGAGTTATCGTAATCGTGATTGGGCAAAATCTGATAGAGGTCGTAGATTAGACCATATTTGGGTTACAAAGCCATTGGAAAAGTATATCAAATCGGGATATATTTTAAGGGAAGCGCGTGGTATGGAGCTTCCATCTGATCATGTACCTGTTATACTAGAGTTAAAAGATTTAGATTAA
- a CDS encoding OmpH family outer membrane protein, translating to MLKKIVVSILIVLAISRISVAADNSNHIAVINTDKIRMETKAGKSIADQLMKLQKTFQDKVTKLQKDFDTKKAELDKQKSVLSKEAFAKKEAEFNNKFNDSRTQMQQEASDMEQMQQAALNEFNTVAMEVVNVVAKEGQYTQVFPAELLIYVDPKSDITSQVIAGIDKKISTIALKAPEASSKAPAKK from the coding sequence ATGTTAAAAAAAATAGTCGTTTCAATATTAATAGTTTTAGCAATCAGTAGAATATCTGTAGCTGCAGATAATAGTAATCATATAGCAGTTATTAATACTGATAAGATTAGAATGGAAACAAAAGCAGGTAAGTCAATAGCTGATCAGTTAATGAAATTACAAAAAACATTTCAAGATAAAGTGACAAAATTACAAAAAGATTTTGATACTAAGAAAGCTGAATTAGATAAACAAAAATCTGTGTTAAGTAAAGAAGCATTTGCTAAAAAAGAAGCTGAATTTAATAATAAATTTAATGATTCACGCACTCAAATGCAACAAGAAGCAAGTGATATGGAGCAAATGCAACAAGCTGCATTAAATGAATTTAATACTGTTGCGATGGAAGTAGTTAATGTTGTCGCTAAAGAAGGACAATACACGCAAGTATTTCCAGCTGAATTGTTAATATATGTTGATCCTAAATCAGATATAACTAGCCAGGTAATTGCAGGAATAGATAAGAAAATTA
- the rseP gene encoding RIP metalloprotease RseP, with protein MELISTLLFNILSFVLVLTIIVFVHEFGHFWVARRAGVKVEVFSIGFGKELLGFNDKHGTRWKFCLIPMGGYIKMFGDKNSASQEDGDLIKGFSSSEKKMAFSCKSLKEKSAIVAAGPAANYLFSAIVFTFFFFIYGYPNVTTKITEVIENSPASKAGIYPGDVIEEINGNRVNSFDDIKNIMALNLSEDVYIKVSGQEIYKTVTPQKTIEKDALDNEVISYKLGIITTDIKIEEQNIFAATKLAILECYNLSVMTLKAMGQIVTGARSSKELGGPIKIAQYSAKSMEAGIKSLLWFMALLSINLGLINLFPIPVLDGGHLLIYLVEASFGKKIAGKIQNYGFQIGIILLLMLTIFVSLNDLSSLLK; from the coding sequence ATGGAATTAATATCAACATTATTATTTAATATTTTATCTTTTGTTTTAGTGCTAACGATTATTGTTTTTGTTCATGAATTTGGACATTTCTGGGTGGCAAGAAGAGCTGGAGTTAAGGTGGAGGTGTTTTCGATAGGATTTGGTAAAGAGTTGCTTGGATTTAATGATAAACATGGAACACGTTGGAAGTTTTGTTTAATCCCTATGGGGGGATATATCAAAATGTTTGGTGATAAAAACTCAGCTAGCCAAGAAGATGGAGATTTAATTAAGGGATTCTCGAGCTCAGAAAAAAAGATGGCTTTTTCTTGTAAATCTTTAAAAGAGAAATCTGCTATTGTTGCTGCAGGTCCTGCGGCTAATTATCTTTTTTCAGCAATAGTCTTTACTTTTTTCTTTTTTATATATGGATATCCAAATGTCACTACCAAGATTACAGAGGTTATTGAAAATAGTCCAGCTAGCAAAGCTGGAATTTATCCTGGCGATGTAATAGAAGAAATTAATGGAAATAGAGTAAATAGCTTCGATGATATAAAGAACATTATGGCTCTAAATTTAAGTGAAGATGTTTATATTAAAGTAAGTGGACAAGAAATCTATAAAACTGTTACTCCCCAGAAAACAATAGAGAAGGATGCTTTAGATAATGAGGTAATAAGTTATAAATTAGGTATTATTACAACTGATATTAAGATAGAAGAGCAGAATATATTTGCTGCAACAAAACTAGCTATATTAGAGTGTTATAATCTTTCAGTGATGACTCTTAAAGCCATGGGACAGATAGTTACTGGAGCAAGAAGTAGCAAAGAATTAGGAGGGCCTATTAAAATTGCGCAATATTCTGCTAAATCTATGGAAGCAGGAATTAAGTCTTTGTTATGGTTTATGGCATTATTATCTATTAATTTGGGTCTAATAAATTTATTTCCAATTCCTGTTTTAGATGGTGGTCATTTATTAATCTATCTAGTAGAAGCTAGTTTTGGTAAAAAAATTGCAGGTAAAATACAAAATTATGGTTTCCAAATAGGAATAATTCTATTACTAATGTTAACTATATTTGTGTCGTTGAATGATTTAAGCTCTTTGTTAAAGTAG
- the murB gene encoding UDP-N-acetylmuramate dehydrogenase encodes MMIDGMPKVRGSYRKAFELSNVTWFRVGGPADILFKPADIEDLIYFLQEKSPNIPYMVLGVGSNLLVRDGGIRGVVIRLGKEFTNITHEGNELVVGAGALDVNVSQYCLENNLEGLEFLSGVPGVIGGALAMNAGAYGQEIADHLIKLEALDSKGNLITLTKEECGFKYRSSSLENNLIFIRALLKVNPGNHATIKGKIQNIQQQREESQPIRTKTSGSSFKNPSGHKAWQLIDQAGCRGLRIGDAMVSQKHCNFFINVGNATAKEIEELGETVRKRVFENSGVMLEWEIKIVGSYD; translated from the coding sequence TTGATGATAGATGGCATGCCAAAAGTTAGAGGAAGTTATCGTAAAGCATTTGAGCTATCAAATGTTACGTGGTTTAGAGTTGGGGGACCTGCTGATATTCTATTTAAGCCGGCAGATATTGAAGATTTAATTTATTTCTTACAAGAAAAATCTCCTAATATACCCTATATGGTTTTGGGAGTGGGATCCAATCTTTTAGTAAGAGATGGAGGTATTAGAGGAGTCGTAATTCGTTTAGGTAAAGAATTCACAAATATAACTCATGAAGGTAATGAGCTTGTTGTTGGTGCTGGAGCATTAGATGTTAATGTAAGTCAATATTGTTTGGAAAACAATCTTGAGGGTTTAGAGTTTTTAAGTGGGGTCCCTGGTGTAATAGGCGGAGCTTTAGCTATGAATGCTGGAGCTTATGGTCAAGAAATTGCTGATCATTTAATAAAATTAGAAGCATTAGATTCTAAGGGTAATTTAATTACTCTAACTAAAGAAGAATGTGGATTTAAATATAGATCAAGTTCTTTGGAGAATAATTTAATTTTTATTAGAGCCTTGTTAAAAGTCAACCCTGGAAATCACGCTACAATAAAAGGAAAAATTCAAAACATTCAGCAACAAAGAGAAGAGTCCCAACCTATTAGAACTAAAACTAGTGGTAGTAGCTTTAAAAACCCTTCAGGACATAAGGCTTGGCAATTAATAGATCAGGCCGGATGTAGGGGGCTTCGCATAGGAGATGCTATGGTCTCCCAGAAGCATTGTAATTTCTTTATTAATGTTGGTAATGCAACGGCTAAAGAAATTGAAGAATTAGGAGAAACTGTTAGAAAACGGGTGTTTGAAAATTCTGGAGTGATGCTAGAATGGGAAATAAAGATAGTTGGATCTTATGACTAG
- a CDS encoding 50S ribosomal protein L11 methyltransferase has product MHTIDNPFQQNSVTYCLELQIKFAYLQFFLQFFETLSETIVYFEDDYTKNIDSKPEDIWRIQVYLDKKPNLKVIEAKTTKIALEHKIPPPCLEVKKINDKDWVSEVQKTFIPIQSGLFFIHHSNYDEEIPEGQIAIEINAGRAFGTGEHETTSNCLKALSNLKENKYINCLDMGCGSGILAIAMAKLWPYQITAVDVDEQAINVALENFHLNGTGFITAEQSDGYKSKFVSRNAPYQLITANILANPLIEMAHDAYVHLQEGGILILAGFLNDQIKNVLKAHKKQGFNLVQTISDKNWPILILKK; this is encoded by the coding sequence ATGCACACAATCGACAATCCTTTTCAACAAAATTCTGTTACTTACTGTCTAGAACTGCAAATTAAATTTGCTTATTTACAGTTTTTTCTACAATTTTTTGAAACATTAAGCGAAACTATTGTATATTTCGAAGATGATTACACTAAGAATATTGATAGCAAACCTGAAGATATATGGAGAATTCAAGTCTATTTAGATAAAAAACCTAATCTTAAAGTTATAGAAGCTAAAACCACAAAAATTGCTTTAGAACATAAAATACCTCCCCCCTGTCTAGAAGTTAAAAAAATTAATGATAAAGACTGGGTGAGTGAAGTACAAAAAACTTTTATACCTATTCAGTCTGGTTTATTCTTTATTCATCATTCAAATTATGATGAAGAAATACCAGAAGGACAAATTGCTATAGAAATTAATGCAGGTAGAGCATTCGGCACTGGAGAGCATGAAACCACGAGCAATTGCTTAAAAGCCTTATCTAATTTAAAAGAAAATAAATATATCAACTGTTTAGATATGGGATGCGGATCTGGAATATTAGCAATTGCAATGGCAAAATTATGGCCCTACCAAATTACAGCTGTGGACGTAGATGAACAAGCCATTAATGTAGCTCTAGAGAATTTTCATTTAAATGGCACTGGATTTATTACTGCAGAACAAAGCGATGGATATAAATCAAAATTCGTTAGCAGAAATGCCCCATATCAATTAATCACAGCAAATATACTTGCTAACCCTTTAATAGAAATGGCACATGATGCTTATGTTCACCTTCAAGAGGGAGGAATTCTAATCCTAGCAGGATTTCTAAATGACCAAATAAAAAACGTTCTAAAAGCCCATAAAAAACAAGGATTTAACTTAGTACAAACAATTTCTGATAAAAATTGGCCTATATTAATACTAAAGAAATGA
- a CDS encoding insulinase family protein, producing MTYSKKSLDQQHEKTILPDGLTVLSLENNNVSSVAIEIWVKVGSRNESINLNGIAHFIEHMNFKGTSKRSAKEIAEEFDAIGGYLNAYTSKENTVYSAKVLKEFLPLTIDVLSDIMFNSVYNEEEIEKERNVVLQELAQVEDTPEEVVFESFSETSFAGQAVGRSILGSKENILNFTKQQIIDFTRSHYIAPKIIIAASGNLTHQELLNLVLEKFTPFPGCNLIEVEGAKYTGGYNFKHDTKLSQFHLVVGYEGLSIHSDEYYKLEMLANIWGGSISSRLFQEIREKRGLVYSVGSFCHYFSDSGVFGASLSTSSDKIEEALSLLSEEIIKLTHTITQEEIDRCLSQVKSSLYMSRETVDNWVSIMAGNYSCHGRYIPREEIWQGYTSITTEDLHDMAKRIFSSKKLSTISVLGDIKNFPDYQSIQKLVTI from the coding sequence TTGACTTATAGCAAAAAATCTTTAGATCAACAACATGAAAAAACTATTTTGCCTGATGGGCTGACAGTTTTAAGTTTAGAAAATAATAATGTGTCTTCTGTGGCTATAGAAATATGGGTCAAGGTTGGTAGTAGAAATGAGTCAATTAATCTAAATGGTATTGCTCATTTTATAGAACATATGAATTTTAAGGGTACTTCAAAAAGAAGCGCAAAGGAAATAGCTGAAGAATTTGATGCTATAGGAGGTTATTTAAATGCCTATACATCTAAAGAGAATACAGTGTATTCAGCAAAGGTTCTTAAAGAATTTTTACCTCTTACCATAGACGTTCTTTCTGATATTATGTTTAACTCTGTATATAATGAAGAAGAGATAGAAAAAGAGAGAAATGTTGTATTGCAAGAATTAGCTCAAGTTGAAGATACGCCAGAGGAAGTGGTTTTTGAGAGTTTTTCTGAAACATCTTTTGCAGGTCAAGCGGTTGGAAGAAGTATTTTAGGGTCTAAAGAGAACATCCTTAATTTTACCAAACAACAAATTATTGATTTTACTAGAAGTCATTATATTGCTCCCAAGATTATTATTGCAGCATCAGGAAATTTAACTCACCAAGAATTGTTGAATTTAGTTTTAGAAAAATTTACTCCATTTCCAGGCTGTAATTTAATAGAAGTAGAGGGCGCTAAATACACAGGTGGATATAATTTTAAACATGACACTAAGTTATCGCAGTTTCATTTAGTGGTTGGATATGAAGGTTTAAGCATACATTCAGATGAATATTATAAACTAGAGATGTTAGCTAATATTTGGGGCGGTAGTATTTCTTCAAGGCTTTTTCAAGAAATTAGAGAAAAAAGAGGTTTGGTTTATTCGGTTGGTAGTTTTTGTCATTATTTCTCAGATTCTGGAGTTTTTGGAGCATCACTTAGTACATCTAGTGATAAAATAGAGGAAGCCTTAAGTTTGTTATCTGAGGAGATAATTAAGCTTACTCATACCATTACCCAAGAAGAAATTGATAGATGCTTGTCTCAGGTGAAATCTTCACTATATATGAGCAGAGAAACAGTAGATAATTGGGTTAGTATAATGGCGGGTAATTATTCTTGTCATGGACGGTATATTCCCAGGGAGGAAATTTGGCAAGGTTATACTTCAATTACTACAGAAGATCTTCATGATATGGCGAAAAGAATTTTTAGCAGTAAAAAGTTAAGTACAATTTCAGTTTTGGGAGATATAAAGAATTTCCCTGATTATCAATCTATACAAAAATTAGTAACTATATGA